In Desulfuromonadaceae bacterium, a single genomic region encodes these proteins:
- a CDS encoding DUF362 domain-containing protein, which yields MSHRVSLLGAADYRRLTVEHAMATLLQPLGGIAAFVTPGQKVLLKPNMLSGKEPERAVTTHPEIVFAVIRQVQAAGGIVSVGDSPGVGKAHSVAEKCGIMAVIEETGATFAPFAESVPVYIRSGTFHQLEIARDILDADVIINLPKLKTHQMMGLTCAVKNLFGAIVGMRKPQLHLQAGTDKAFFALMLLELAERVAPALTIVDAITAMEGDGPGGGDPVHLGAVLAGRSPIAVDTVATELVGMHIPQVWTQKLARETGRPLTSLSEIELLGTPLATLRPPSFRPPKSTDVNFGLPGFLRRPLRNALTARPRPNHPRCIRCGLCVAHCPPQAMTIVDQRLKIDYARCIRCFCCQELCPHQALETQQGVLLKLHQLLR from the coding sequence ATGAGTCATCGCGTCAGCCTCCTTGGCGCTGCTGATTATCGGCGCTTAACGGTCGAACACGCAATGGCCACCCTGCTGCAACCGCTCGGCGGCATTGCCGCATTTGTCACCCCCGGTCAAAAAGTGCTGCTCAAACCGAATATGCTCTCTGGCAAGGAACCGGAACGGGCCGTCACCACCCATCCCGAAATTGTCTTTGCCGTTATCCGCCAGGTTCAGGCCGCGGGCGGAATCGTGTCGGTCGGCGATTCACCCGGCGTCGGCAAAGCGCACAGTGTTGCCGAAAAATGCGGCATCATGGCGGTGATCGAAGAGACCGGCGCAACCTTCGCGCCTTTTGCCGAATCAGTGCCGGTGTACATTCGCTCCGGCACCTTCCATCAGCTCGAAATTGCCCGGGACATCCTTGACGCCGATGTCATCATCAACCTGCCCAAGCTGAAAACCCACCAGATGATGGGGCTGACCTGCGCGGTCAAGAACCTCTTCGGTGCCATTGTCGGGATGCGCAAACCGCAGTTACACTTGCAGGCCGGGACCGACAAGGCGTTCTTCGCGCTGATGCTGCTGGAGTTGGCGGAACGCGTCGCCCCGGCACTGACGATCGTCGATGCCATCACCGCCATGGAGGGGGACGGCCCCGGCGGCGGCGATCCGGTCCACCTCGGAGCTGTCCTCGCGGGGAGAAGTCCGATCGCCGTCGATACGGTAGCGACGGAACTGGTTGGCATGCACATACCACAGGTCTGGACCCAAAAATTGGCGCGCGAAACCGGTCGCCCCCTGACCAGCCTGAGTGAAATCGAACTGCTCGGCACACCGCTCGCGACACTTCGCCCGCCGTCATTTCGACCGCCCAAAAGCACTGATGTCAACTTCGGCCTGCCCGGTTTTTTGCGGCGTCCACTGCGAAACGCCCTCACCGCGCGCCCCCGCCCGAATCACCCGCGTTGTATCCGCTGCGGCCTGTGCGTCGCGCACTGTCCGCCGCAGGCAATGACCATCGTTGACCAGCGACTGAAAATAGACTATGCGCGCTGCATCCGCTGCTTCTGCTGCCAGGAATTGTGCCCGCACCAAGCGCTGGAAACGCAGCAAGGGGTGCTCTTGAAACTGCACCAGCTGCTGCGCTGA
- the xerC gene encoding tyrosine recombinase XerC, whose translation MKQLVTTFEHHLHVERNLSPHTRAAYRRDLDEFVRFLEDEGKPLDPCTVDTLVLRRFLALLHRRNSKRSIGRKLSTLRTFFRWLVREGRIAASPADLLGTPRAEQYLPNTLSVDQVFALLDAEFGGDQRGLRDRAIFELLYSSGLRISELTALNIVDLDFEQHQVRVMGKGAKERIVPVGSKALVALHDYLASRGATPDPGEAFFLNRNGGRLTQRSIQRKMKTCLLRAGILKDATPHDLRHSFATHLLVDGGADLRVIQELLGHASLSTTQKYTKVGMDHLMSVYDAAHPRSKKK comes from the coding sequence ATGAAACAACTTGTCACCACTTTTGAACACCATCTGCATGTCGAGCGCAATCTCTCGCCCCATACCCGCGCCGCGTATCGGCGTGATCTCGACGAATTTGTCCGTTTTCTCGAAGACGAGGGCAAGCCGCTCGATCCGTGCACGGTTGATACGCTGGTGTTGCGCCGTTTTTTGGCCTTGCTGCACAGACGTAACAGCAAAAGGAGTATTGGTCGCAAACTGTCGACCCTGCGGACCTTTTTTCGCTGGCTGGTGCGAGAAGGACGCATTGCCGCGAGTCCCGCCGACCTGCTCGGGACGCCCCGAGCCGAACAGTATCTGCCGAACACCCTGTCAGTCGATCAGGTTTTTGCCCTGCTTGACGCCGAGTTCGGAGGTGATCAGCGGGGCCTGCGTGACCGGGCGATTTTTGAGCTGCTTTACTCCAGCGGGTTGCGGATCAGTGAGTTGACGGCGCTCAATATTGTCGATCTTGATTTTGAACAGCATCAGGTGCGGGTGATGGGGAAGGGTGCCAAGGAACGGATTGTGCCGGTCGGTAGCAAGGCACTTGTGGCGTTGCACGATTATCTGGCCAGCCGTGGCGCGACGCCCGATCCGGGCGAAGCATTCTTTCTGAACCGGAACGGGGGGCGCCTGACCCAACGCTCGATTCAGCGCAAGATGAAAACCTGCCTGCTCAGAGCCGGGATCCTCAAAGATGCCACCCCGCACGATCTGCGCCATTCATTTGCCACCCACCTGCTGGTCGATGGTGGTGCCGACCTGCGGGTGATTCAGGAACTCCTCGGCCATGCCTCGCTGTCAACCACCCAGAAATACACCAAAGTCGGGATGGATCACCTGATGAGTGTCTATGATGCGGCACACCCCCGGAGCAAGAAGAAATAG
- a CDS encoding alpha/beta fold hydrolase: MMNWLIIYIQVVAAGVAIPVVVSFALAWYEAANADPRLLDERFSPQRLWLAVMLMVQEYLCLLICVLSQPIGWFRPLNPASRPYRETPVILLHGLFQNHACWLWARLWLRLCGFKSVHVINLPPWRDIETLTEQVSRKVDRLRLSHDVDKVHLVGHSMGGIIARNYIRLRGGSSRVARCVLLGAPNSGSRMIPFAVTRLARTIMPGSTFLQRLNQSPPAAETVVTNIYSQHDNLVLPPTNARLATATEVPLVGVGHNTLLFHPRALNAVVAALRGQTPTG; this comes from the coding sequence ATGATGAACTGGTTGATTATCTACATTCAAGTTGTTGCCGCCGGCGTGGCCATTCCGGTGGTGGTTTCTTTTGCCCTGGCCTGGTATGAGGCAGCCAATGCCGATCCCCGCTTGCTGGACGAACGGTTCAGCCCGCAGCGGCTGTGGCTGGCGGTGATGCTTATGGTTCAGGAGTATCTGTGCCTGCTCATCTGCGTTCTCAGTCAGCCGATCGGCTGGTTCCGCCCGCTCAATCCCGCGTCGCGTCCGTACCGGGAAACTCCGGTGATCTTACTCCACGGACTTTTTCAAAATCATGCCTGCTGGCTGTGGGCGCGCCTGTGGCTGCGACTGTGCGGCTTCAAGTCGGTTCATGTGATCAATCTGCCCCCGTGGCGGGACATCGAAACGCTGACCGAGCAGGTGAGCAGAAAGGTCGACCGGTTACGCCTGTCTCACGATGTGGATAAAGTTCATCTGGTCGGGCACTCGATGGGCGGCATCATCGCGCGCAACTATATTCGCCTGCGCGGCGGTTCATCACGCGTGGCGCGGTGCGTGTTGCTTGGCGCGCCAAACTCCGGCTCGCGGATGATCCCCTTCGCGGTCACCCGCCTGGCGCGCACCATCATGCCCGGCAGCACGTTTCTGCAGCGCTTGAATCAATCGCCCCCGGCGGCGGAAACGGTCGTCACCAACATTTACTCACAGCACGACAATCTGGTACTCCCGCCGACCAATGCCCGGCTCGCCACCGCCACCGAAGTGCCCCTGGTCGGCGTCGGTCACAACACCCTGCTCTTCCACCCCCGTGCGCTCAATGCCGTGGTCGCCGCCCTGCGCGGGCAGACACCCACCGGATGA